The Spirosoma sp. SC4-14 DNA window TAATCAGCGATCAGCGGAATAATGGGGCGGTTCCGGTCCTGCGTTTTGATGTTGTGATGTTCGGCAAAGGGTTTCGAGACAATAATGTTGTAAAACATTTGAATCACCCAGATCCCCCGCTTATCGGCCTCTGTAGTCAGAAATCGAAAAATCTCCTCGTTTTTTCGGAACGTAGCGTCATCCACTTCCACCGCATACGGATACTCCTTCAACCTGACCAGCGACGCAAATGGGTGACCGTTCCACAGATACAGCGAGTTATAGCGGTTCTCAACCATCATATCCAGGTACCGAATCCACAGCGCTTTGTCATACAGCCAGGGAAACGTTTCGGGCGTATAAGGGTATTCGTACACCGTGCGGCCGGGCAGATAGGTTGGTTTCTGAACGCCCACGCACGTACCGCGAAGCACCATTTCGGGTTTGTCGGCGAGGTTGATGGTGTCGGGCAGTTCACCTGTTTCCTTGACTTTGTCCGCCAGCTCCAGACAGCCATACAACACCCCGGACAGATCGGCTCCGGCTACCAGAAATGGGTTCCGGTCAGCTTTGCGGATCGAAAAACTTTCTTTTCCGGGGTCTTTCTCTGGTGTAAGTTTATACGTAGCCGCTAGCTGTCTGACAGCCTCATCTGACCATAAACCGACCAGAATCTGCTGACTGCCGGTGGCCTTCCTGCCCTGCACAATGGTGGCCTGATAACCTGCTTTTGTTAAGGCCTGTTTCAGTTTCTCGGCCCCAAACCTAATGCGGGCATGGGCCGATGCCGGAATGACAAGGGTAATCAACGTATCTTTTTTAGGGGCTTTTTGTGCTATCGAAGTGAATGACAGCAGCACAAAAAGGGCCGAAACGAGGGTATTTCGATACATGGGATGTAGAAATTCTTATGCACAAAACTTTCCCAATGCCTGAAACTTTCGGGAAGTTGACTATCTCGTGAAAACAGACCGTAATGAGGCAAATGTATTGACTTCGTCTCCGGCCAACCTCCATCATTTTTTCTGGAAGTTGTAGGATATTAGCGGAATCTGATAAGCTTGAAAGATAGCCTACGTAGCAGACAATCAATACGGGCGAAAGCACGGCGGGTTACTTTCTCCTGATAAAATAGAAATAGATTTCGGTTCTGACCGTAAAATCCATCGCTTCATAAATCTGAATGGCCCGCATGTTATCGGAGCGTACATGCAGAAAAGGAATACCGTTTTCCTGCTGAATTCGGTAGAGCTGACTGGCGATGAGTTGTCGGGCATAGCCCTTGCCGAGATGATCGGGATGCGTGCAAACGGCACTGACTTCGGCATAGTGAAAGGCATGCAGGCGTTGCCCCGTCATTGCCACCAGTTTATTTTCACTGAATATCCCTTCGTAATGCCCAAATTCTATCGTTCTGGACGAAAATGGACCGGGTCGGGTCAGTTGGGTTAATTCGATCATTTCAGGAATGTGATCGTTCGTTAACGGCCTGATAGACAAATTGCCAGAGGGTCGCTCGGCTATGGCTTCGTAGACCATTTGAACCCCATCGACCCGTTGTAAAAGCCTCCAGGGGTCGGGTATGGACAAGGGAACGGTCGTAATTACGCCAATCGGACTGTCGAAGGGAATGGCCTGATCAAGCAACTGAAGACCGTGGTCTGTGTTTTCATATACCGCCACGAAGGGTGAGACCTCAGGCATAAAATACTTTACCTTGTCGGTACCATTACTTAAATGTTGATTGCCCGATAAGAAGGCGTTCCAGGCTGGATTGTCCAGTATATGTTCCATCAATTGCTACGGCTGCTTCAATGTAGTAGCTAAGCAATTTTATGGGTAAACTGTTCCCGGCCCGGCGTCAATAGTATGTAACGGTGTCTGGACAGTTTCTTTTTTCGACAGGATTTACAGGATGAACAGGATCTTTTCTGTTATCCAATCCTGTAAATCCTGTCGAAAAAAG harbors:
- a CDS encoding GNAT family N-acetyltransferase; translated protein: MEHILDNPAWNAFLSGNQHLSNGTDKVKYFMPEVSPFVAVYENTDHGLQLLDQAIPFDSPIGVITTVPLSIPDPWRLLQRVDGVQMVYEAIAERPSGNLSIRPLTNDHIPEMIELTQLTRPGPFSSRTIEFGHYEGIFSENKLVAMTGQRLHAFHYAEVSAVCTHPDHLGKGYARQLIASQLYRIQQENGIPFLHVRSDNMRAIQIYEAMDFTVRTEIYFYFIRRK